One Gloeobacter morelensis MG652769 DNA window includes the following coding sequences:
- the ileS gene encoding isoleucine--tRNA ligase encodes MTQTPVDYKQTVRTPKTDFPMRANAANREVEIQRFWEERGIYGRLAQENPGEVFILHDGPPYANGDLHIGHALNKILKDIINRYQLLQGRRVRYVPGWDCHGLPIELKVLQDLPQAERSQLTPLEVRTRARDFAQRTVQSQCASFKRYGVWGDWDHPYLTLQPEYEAAQIGVFGKMALKGYIYRGLKPVHWSPSSQTALAEAELEYPTKDDGSPAHTSRSVYVKFPLISIAAPETAAVMAAELLPRLSAFHDREEELVDALLGERDDLPEIAVAIWTTTPWTLPGNLAVALNGELDYALVESDEHGLLIVAAELVERLAGTLATRFETIATFKGRELEGSLCTHPLYKRTSPIVLGDHVTTESGTGAVHTAPGHGSEDFELAQRYNLGVLSPVDDYGRFTREADTDRREPLPVFAGKAVLSDGNQVVIEALSAAGALLKEEAYVHKYPYDWRTKKPTIFRATTQWFASVSDFRPQALGAIAQTEWIPASGENRITAMVAGRNDWCISRQRAWGLPIPAFYCENCANVLLTQESVEAVQAAVRVHGSDIWWQKEASELLPPGIACAHCGGTTFRKEKDIMDVWFDSGSSWAGVLGRRPELHYPADVYLEGSDQHRGWFQSSLLTCVATEGTAPYKTVITHGFTLDEHGRKMSKSLGNVVDPKLVIEGGVNQKQHPAYGADVLRLWVASVDYTSDQLLGPSVLAQTAEVYRKIRNTARYLLGSLNDFVPERDLVAFDSLGEVDQYLLHRLSVVHLEVTQAFESYQFSRFFQAIQNFCVADLSNFYLDISKDRLYISAENSLRRRSCQTVLYYVLESLARLIAPVLPHMAEDIWQYLPYPKSDASVFEAGWPVDHSQWFQPLTVERWPGLIALRDRVNIALEAARNAKRIGSSLEAKIRLYVEDPALADELARQNDQLRYLFIVSQVELLEVPPAGMPAEAGVVVEVLEADGKKCERCWNYSVHVGEDAEHPTLCERCVLALNGAF; translated from the coding sequence GTGACTCAGACCCCCGTCGACTACAAGCAGACCGTCCGCACACCCAAGACGGATTTTCCGATGCGGGCGAACGCCGCGAACCGCGAGGTCGAGATTCAGCGGTTCTGGGAAGAGCGGGGCATCTACGGGCGTCTTGCCCAGGAAAACCCCGGCGAAGTGTTTATCCTGCACGACGGGCCGCCCTACGCCAACGGCGATCTGCACATCGGCCATGCCCTCAACAAGATCCTCAAGGACATCATCAACCGCTACCAGCTGCTGCAGGGGAGGCGGGTGCGCTACGTACCCGGCTGGGACTGCCACGGGCTGCCGATTGAATTAAAAGTGCTGCAGGATCTTCCCCAGGCGGAGCGCTCGCAGTTGACGCCCCTCGAGGTGCGCACGCGGGCGCGCGATTTCGCCCAGCGCACTGTGCAGTCGCAGTGCGCGAGCTTCAAGCGCTACGGCGTCTGGGGCGACTGGGATCATCCGTACCTCACCTTGCAGCCGGAGTACGAGGCGGCCCAGATCGGTGTTTTCGGAAAGATGGCCCTCAAGGGCTACATCTACCGGGGTCTCAAACCCGTCCACTGGAGCCCCAGTTCGCAGACCGCCCTGGCGGAGGCGGAACTGGAATACCCCACCAAAGACGACGGCAGCCCCGCCCACACCTCCCGCTCGGTCTACGTCAAGTTCCCGCTTATCTCCATCGCGGCACCCGAGACCGCTGCGGTGATGGCCGCCGAACTGTTGCCGCGCCTGAGCGCTTTTCATGACCGCGAGGAGGAACTCGTCGATGCGCTGTTGGGCGAGCGCGACGACCTTCCCGAAATTGCCGTAGCCATCTGGACCACAACTCCCTGGACGCTGCCGGGCAACCTGGCGGTGGCGCTCAACGGCGAACTCGACTACGCCCTGGTAGAAAGCGACGAGCACGGTCTGCTCATCGTCGCGGCCGAGCTGGTGGAGCGACTGGCAGGGACGCTCGCCACCCGCTTTGAGACGATTGCCACCTTCAAAGGCCGCGAACTGGAGGGCAGCCTCTGTACCCATCCGCTCTACAAGCGCACCAGCCCGATCGTCCTGGGCGATCATGTCACCACCGAGTCGGGCACAGGAGCGGTGCACACCGCCCCCGGCCACGGCAGCGAGGATTTTGAGCTGGCCCAGCGCTACAACCTCGGGGTGCTCTCGCCGGTGGACGATTACGGCCGCTTCACCCGCGAGGCGGACACGGACCGGCGCGAACCCCTGCCGGTCTTTGCAGGCAAAGCGGTGCTCAGCGACGGCAACCAGGTGGTCATCGAAGCGCTCAGCGCGGCGGGAGCGCTGCTCAAAGAAGAAGCCTACGTTCACAAATATCCCTACGACTGGCGCACCAAAAAACCGACTATCTTTCGGGCCACCACCCAGTGGTTCGCCTCGGTCTCCGATTTTCGCCCCCAGGCCCTGGGGGCTATCGCCCAGACCGAGTGGATCCCCGCCAGCGGCGAGAACCGGATCACCGCCATGGTGGCCGGGCGCAACGACTGGTGCATCTCCCGCCAGCGCGCCTGGGGTTTGCCGATTCCGGCCTTTTACTGCGAAAACTGCGCCAACGTTCTACTCACCCAGGAATCGGTCGAAGCGGTGCAGGCGGCCGTGCGCGTCCACGGTTCGGATATTTGGTGGCAAAAAGAAGCAAGCGAGCTGCTTCCCCCGGGGATCGCCTGCGCCCACTGCGGCGGCACCACCTTTCGCAAAGAAAAAGACATCATGGACGTCTGGTTCGACTCGGGTTCTTCGTGGGCCGGGGTGCTGGGCAGGCGGCCGGAGTTGCACTATCCGGCCGATGTCTACCTCGAAGGATCCGACCAGCACCGCGGCTGGTTCCAGTCGAGCCTGCTCACCTGTGTGGCCACCGAGGGCACTGCTCCTTATAAAACCGTGATCACCCACGGCTTCACCCTCGATGAGCACGGCCGCAAGATGTCCAAGTCCCTGGGCAACGTCGTGGACCCGAAACTGGTGATCGAAGGCGGAGTGAACCAGAAGCAGCACCCCGCCTACGGGGCGGACGTGTTGCGCCTCTGGGTCGCCTCGGTCGATTACACCAGCGACCAGTTGCTCGGCCCCAGCGTACTTGCCCAGACCGCCGAGGTCTACCGCAAGATCCGCAACACGGCGCGCTACTTGCTGGGCAGCCTCAACGACTTCGTGCCGGAGCGCGACCTGGTGGCCTTCGATTCGCTGGGTGAAGTGGATCAATACCTCCTGCACCGCCTGAGTGTGGTGCACCTCGAAGTCACCCAGGCTTTTGAAAGTTACCAGTTCTCGCGCTTCTTCCAGGCCATCCAGAACTTTTGTGTGGCGGATCTGTCGAATTTTTATCTGGATATTTCCAAAGACCGCCTCTACATCAGCGCCGAAAATTCCCTGCGCCGCCGCAGCTGCCAGACGGTGCTCTACTACGTGCTCGAAAGCCTCGCCCGGCTGATTGCCCCGGTACTGCCGCACATGGCGGAGGATATCTGGCAATATCTGCCCTACCCCAAAAGCGACGCTTCGGTGTTCGAGGCAGGTTGGCCGGTCGACCACTCCCAGTGGTTCCAGCCGCTCACAGTCGAGCGCTGGCCAGGGCTGATTGCCCTGCGCGACCGGGTGAACATCGCCCTCGAAGCCGCCCGCAACGCCAAACGCATCGGCTCCTCGCTAGAAGCCAAAATTCGACTTTACGTCGAAGACCCGGCCCTGGCGGACGAACTGGCCCGCCAAAATGACCAGTTGCGCTATTTGTTCATCGTCTCGCAGGTGGAGTTGCTGGAGGTTCCCCCGGCCGGGATGCCCGCCGAAGCGGGGGTAGTGGTCGAGGTTCTGGAAGCGGACGGCAAAAAGTGCGAACGCTGCTGGAACTATTCGGTCCACGTTGGCGAGGATGCCGAGCACCCGACTTTGTGCGAGCGGTGCGTCCTGGCCCTGAACGGGGCGTTCTAA
- the mazG gene encoding nucleoside triphosphate pyrophosphohydrolase, translating into MLPVLTIVGLGPGSPDQLTPQALAALRGEAPVFLRTAIHPVVPALADLGVRFESFDRLYESCERFEQVYEGIVAELLQALAVHRAAVYAVPGHPLVAEATVQALLAGRERYRVVLVPGLSYIDAAITALGLDPSGGLQLLDALKLPTTLNPRQPLLIAQLYSPQVASEVKLQLLEIYPEDHPVQLLHHLGTGEEAVARLPLVELDRQVKIDHLSSLFVPALSDLPPESYALTRAVSDLVEVIRRLRDPVGGCPWDLEQTPRTLCKYIIEEAYETVDAIESDDVADICEELGDLLLQVVLQAQIFSESGEFTLVEVAGGITSKLIRRHPHVFGDAQAPTAEDVRVNWEAIKAQEKPAPATLSAKLEKLARQMPALAAAAEISKKVVKIGFEWPDAPAVWAKLEEELAELRHAIACESRERQAEELGDVLFTLINVARWQKIDAEAALRDTNRRFLARFALVEQLADRDLAGYSIDELEALWQTAKRRLYQPSAAVEPPTP; encoded by the coding sequence ATGCTGCCAGTGCTCACGATCGTCGGTCTCGGTCCGGGTTCGCCCGACCAGCTCACCCCCCAGGCGCTCGCGGCGCTGCGGGGGGAAGCCCCTGTTTTTTTGCGCACCGCCATCCATCCGGTGGTACCGGCGCTTGCAGATCTGGGGGTGCGCTTCGAGAGCTTTGATCGCCTCTACGAAAGCTGCGAACGCTTCGAGCAGGTGTACGAAGGCATCGTTGCGGAGCTGCTCCAGGCGCTCGCGGTGCACCGCGCCGCAGTCTACGCTGTGCCGGGGCATCCGCTGGTGGCCGAGGCGACTGTCCAGGCGCTGCTTGCCGGGCGCGAGCGCTACCGGGTGGTGCTGGTGCCGGGGCTCAGCTACATCGATGCGGCTATAACCGCCCTGGGCCTCGATCCGAGCGGCGGGCTGCAACTGCTCGACGCGCTCAAGCTGCCCACCACCCTCAACCCGCGCCAGCCGCTGCTGATCGCTCAGCTCTATTCGCCGCAGGTTGCCAGCGAGGTGAAGCTGCAACTGCTGGAGATCTATCCCGAAGATCATCCGGTCCAGCTGTTGCACCACCTGGGTACCGGCGAGGAAGCGGTTGCCCGGTTGCCGCTGGTGGAATTGGACCGGCAGGTGAAAATTGACCACCTGAGCAGCCTGTTCGTGCCTGCTCTGAGCGATCTGCCCCCCGAATCCTACGCGCTCACCCGGGCGGTGAGCGATCTGGTCGAGGTGATCCGCCGTCTGCGCGACCCGGTGGGGGGGTGTCCGTGGGATCTGGAGCAGACGCCCCGCACGCTGTGCAAGTACATCATCGAGGAAGCCTACGAGACGGTCGACGCGATCGAATCGGACGACGTGGCAGATATTTGCGAGGAACTGGGCGATCTGCTGTTGCAGGTGGTGTTGCAGGCACAAATATTCAGTGAAAGTGGCGAATTTACGCTCGTCGAGGTGGCGGGCGGGATCACCTCCAAGCTCATCCGTCGCCACCCCCACGTCTTTGGCGACGCCCAGGCGCCCACGGCCGAAGACGTGCGCGTCAACTGGGAAGCGATCAAGGCCCAGGAAAAGCCCGCGCCCGCCACGCTGAGCGCGAAACTCGAAAAGCTCGCCCGTCAGATGCCCGCGCTGGCCGCTGCCGCCGAGATCTCAAAAAAAGTCGTCAAAATCGGCTTCGAATGGCCAGACGCCCCCGCCGTCTGGGCGAAGCTCGAAGAGGAACTGGCCGAATTGCGCCACGCCATCGCCTGTGAGAGCCGCGAGCGCCAGGCGGAAGAATTGGGGGATGTGCTCTTTACGCTCATCAACGTCGCCCGCTGGCAGAAAATCGATGCCGAGGCGGCCCTCAGAGACACCAACCGCCGCTTTCTGGCGCGCTTTGCCCTGGTCGAGCAACTGGCGGATCGGGATCTGGCCGGCTATTCGATCGACGAACTGGAAGCCCTCTGGCAAACGGCGAAGCGCCGCCTTTACCAGCCGTCAGCGGCGGTCGAGCCGCCCACTCCCTGA
- a CDS encoding 1-acyl-sn-glycerol-3-phosphate acyltransferase, producing the protein MRYVRPRLEFVPQRLSLGVVRASHWVLPFLLRVRTRPWLPAGITRVEAVNAEGLVKLYQRFQAGEIRFLMAFRHPEVDDPMSLMYLFSRILPGVARRQKIALKLPLHTHFLYDRGMPLWAGNWLEWLFSRLGGMPIHRGRALDWTAIRAARELFANGSLPITIAPEGATNGHSEIVSPLEPGVAQLGFWCVDDLRRAHRSQEVLIVPIGVQYRYPKPPWAQLDRLMGRLEADCGLPPAPPFDPRARDGFEEALYARLLRLAERLLDTMEQFYRRLNHRPLEELSPKIADLTGEPHPQLAWRLQALLDVALRTAEQHFGISSTGGIAERCRRLEEAGWIDTYREDLPESGRLSRLEQGLADWVAQAAILPVKQMRLVESFVAVTGSYVRDRPTAERFAETTLILFDLVSRIKGEKNPRRPRLGWRQARISIGEPISVTERWSAYHTSRSAARQSVQRLTGDLQQALEKLID; encoded by the coding sequence ATGCGTTACGTCCGACCACGCCTCGAATTTGTCCCCCAACGTCTGAGCCTGGGGGTGGTGCGGGCCTCGCACTGGGTGCTGCCGTTCCTGCTGCGCGTTCGCACGCGGCCCTGGCTACCGGCGGGCATTACCCGGGTTGAGGCGGTAAATGCCGAAGGGTTAGTCAAGCTTTATCAGCGGTTTCAGGCGGGCGAGATCCGCTTTTTGATGGCATTTCGCCATCCCGAAGTCGATGACCCGATGTCTTTGATGTATCTATTTTCTCGCATTCTACCCGGGGTGGCCCGCCGACAGAAAATCGCCCTCAAACTTCCCCTGCACACGCATTTTCTGTACGACCGGGGGATGCCGCTGTGGGCCGGCAACTGGCTGGAGTGGCTTTTTTCGCGGTTGGGGGGAATGCCTATCCACCGCGGCCGGGCGCTCGATTGGACCGCTATTCGCGCTGCCCGCGAACTTTTTGCCAATGGCAGCCTGCCGATCACCATCGCTCCGGAAGGGGCGACCAACGGCCACAGCGAAATCGTCAGTCCCCTGGAACCTGGAGTCGCCCAGTTGGGCTTCTGGTGCGTAGATGATTTGCGCAGAGCCCATCGCTCCCAGGAAGTGCTGATTGTGCCGATTGGCGTTCAATACCGTTATCCTAAGCCGCCCTGGGCACAGTTGGACCGCCTGATGGGCCGCCTGGAAGCCGACTGCGGCTTGCCGCCTGCTCCACCTTTTGACCCGCGCGCCCGGGATGGCTTTGAAGAAGCGCTCTATGCACGGCTATTGCGTCTTGCTGAACGATTGCTCGACACGATGGAACAGTTTTATCGCCGCCTCAACCATCGCCCACTGGAAGAGTTGAGCCCGAAGATTGCAGACCTTACGGGCGAGCCCCACCCACAACTGGCATGGCGCCTGCAGGCACTGCTCGATGTAGCTCTGCGCACCGCCGAACAGCACTTCGGCATCTCCTCCACCGGCGGGATCGCCGAGCGGTGCCGCAGGCTGGAGGAAGCGGGCTGGATAGATACCTACCGCGAGGATCTGCCGGAGTCGGGCAGGCTTTCCCGACTGGAGCAGGGCCTGGCGGATTGGGTAGCACAAGCGGCCATCCTCCCGGTCAAGCAGATGCGTCTAGTCGAGAGCTTCGTGGCCGTCACCGGCAGCTATGTGCGCGACCGGCCCACCGCTGAACGATTTGCCGAAACGACGCTGATTCTTTTTGATCTGGTTTCGCGCATCAAAGGGGAGAAAAACCCGCGCAGGCCACGCCTGGGCTGGCGGCAAGCGCGGATCTCTATTGGAGAACCCATTTCAGTCACAGAGCGCTGGTCCGCCTACCACACCAGCCGTTCGGCCGCCCGGCAGTCCGTTCAGCGTCTGACTGGGGATCTTCAGCAGGCTCTTGAAAAGCTCATCGACTGA
- the nuoL gene encoding NADH-quinone oxidoreductase subunit L, with protein sequence MESFVQFGWLIPLYCLAGALFSLPWALTQSKGQRIAAFGGLFFTGLALLHASLMLPEVLGGAGGTFRFPWIDFGSLNIEVSGLINPLTAGTLVLVAGVSLLVQLYSLGYMDHEPRLARYYGLLSFFTMAMLGLVLCDNLLAMYGFWELMGLSSYLLVGFWWSKPAAAAAAKKAFLTTRVGDFLLLIGILLLYVNAGTLEITALGEWAETATIAAPLAALIVLLLFAGPVGKSAQFPLHVWLPDAMEGPTPASALIHAATMVAAGVFMVARLEPVFALSGAALLVVAYTGAVTALGSALIATAQNDIKRVLAYSTISQLGYMFMALGVGNTEAAMFHLFTHAFFKAMLFLGAGSVIHGAHTQDMREMGGLAGKMPVTAFTYGIGVLALAGVFPFAGFWSKDAVLHALEKAELYPVFAMGLLTAGLTAFYMARQYILVFMGKPSEKSSRAHESTWTMSLPLVILAVPSAAAGWLGNAWFLKEELDTTLLVLSSGVVAVGFAVALAVYVFNLVPKPVVQALVPLRTALENRLYIDDFYSRAFGSGLAGIAVVVAWLDRNVVDGIVNLVSAATLLSGESLKYLETGKAQVYLLVIFASVIVLGVMVGMR encoded by the coding sequence ATGGAAAGCTTTGTGCAGTTCGGTTGGCTGATCCCGCTTTACTGTTTGGCGGGCGCCCTGTTTTCCCTACCCTGGGCGCTCACCCAGTCGAAAGGCCAGCGAATTGCAGCTTTCGGCGGACTGTTCTTTACGGGGTTGGCGCTGCTGCACGCGAGCTTGATGTTACCTGAGGTTCTAGGTGGAGCGGGCGGCACCTTTCGCTTTCCGTGGATCGATTTTGGGTCGCTGAATATCGAGGTGAGCGGCCTGATCAATCCGCTCACCGCCGGCACACTGGTGCTGGTGGCGGGGGTGAGTCTGCTGGTGCAACTGTACTCGCTGGGCTACATGGACCACGAGCCGCGGCTGGCCCGCTACTACGGCCTGCTCAGCTTTTTCACCATGGCCATGCTTGGGCTGGTGCTCTGCGACAACCTCTTAGCCATGTACGGCTTCTGGGAATTGATGGGCCTGTCGAGCTATCTGCTGGTCGGTTTCTGGTGGTCGAAGCCCGCCGCCGCCGCCGCCGCCAAAAAAGCCTTTCTCACTACCCGCGTCGGCGATTTTTTGCTGTTGATTGGCATTCTGCTGCTCTACGTCAACGCCGGAACGCTTGAAATCACAGCTCTGGGTGAATGGGCGGAAACAGCTACAATCGCCGCTCCCCTTGCAGCGCTGATCGTGCTGTTGCTGTTCGCGGGTCCGGTGGGCAAGTCGGCCCAATTCCCGCTGCACGTCTGGTTGCCGGACGCGATGGAAGGTCCGACCCCGGCCTCGGCCCTCATCCACGCCGCCACGATGGTTGCCGCCGGGGTGTTCATGGTGGCGCGCCTCGAGCCGGTCTTTGCCCTCTCAGGTGCGGCCCTCCTGGTCGTCGCCTACACCGGTGCCGTCACCGCCCTGGGTTCGGCCCTGATTGCCACGGCCCAAAATGACATCAAGCGGGTACTCGCCTACTCGACCATCTCCCAGTTGGGCTATATGTTCATGGCTCTGGGGGTGGGCAACACCGAGGCGGCGATGTTCCACCTGTTCACCCACGCTTTTTTTAAGGCGATGCTCTTTCTGGGGGCCGGTTCGGTTATCCACGGCGCCCACACCCAGGACATGCGCGAGATGGGCGGCCTGGCGGGCAAAATGCCGGTGACGGCCTTCACCTACGGTATCGGTGTGCTGGCGCTTGCGGGTGTCTTTCCTTTTGCCGGTTTCTGGTCGAAGGACGCCGTCCTGCACGCCCTCGAAAAGGCTGAACTATATCCGGTCTTTGCGATGGGGCTGTTGACCGCCGGTCTGACCGCTTTCTACATGGCCCGCCAGTACATCCTGGTCTTTATGGGCAAGCCCTCTGAAAAATCGAGCCGCGCCCACGAGTCGACCTGGACGATGTCGCTGCCGCTGGTGATTTTGGCGGTGCCCTCGGCGGCGGCGGGCTGGCTGGGCAACGCGTGGTTCCTCAAAGAAGAGCTCGACACGACGCTGCTGGTGCTCTCCTCGGGGGTGGTTGCCGTCGGATTTGCGGTTGCCCTCGCCGTTTACGTCTTTAATCTGGTGCCCAAGCCCGTGGTGCAGGCGCTCGTCCCCCTGCGCACCGCCCTCGAAAACCGCCTCTATATCGATGACTTTTACAGCCGGGCCTTTGGGAGCGGCTTGGCGGGTATCGCCGTGGTCGTCGCCTGGCTCGACCGCAACGTGGTCGACGGCATCGTCAACCTGGTGAGTGCCGCGACGCTCTTGAGCGGCGAGAGCCTGAAGTATCTGGAGACCGGCAAGGCGCAGGTCTATTTGCTGGTGATCTTCGCCTCGGTGATTGTTCTGGGCGTGATGGTCGGGATGCGCTGA
- a CDS encoding DEAD/DEAH box helicase: MVASAQLDLLQLFPFDLDDFQREAIAALDENASVVVCAPTGSGKTVIAEYMVHRALARKKRVFYTTPLKALSNQKFRDFCSQFGPEQVGLLTGDISLNRDAPVVVMTTEIFRNMLYGMPLGEMGTTLAQVEAVILDECHYMNDSQRGTVWEESIIYCPANIQLVALSATIANAGQLTDWITRVHGPTRLIYSDFRPVPLEIHFCSPKGLFPLLDRGNQRINPHFKNIKKHLRGERNLQADAPSHKYVIAQLARRDMLPAIYFIFSRRGCDQALEELGDLCLLDAHEQEQLARQVDDFVREHPEAVRTHQLSQIYNGLAVHHAGVLPAWKALIEELFQQGLIKVVFATETLAAGINMPARTTVISMLSKRTDRGHRPLNASEFLQMAGRAGRRGMDEVGHVVTLQSPFESAPEAAALALSQADPLVSQFTPSYGMVLNLLERHSLETAQRLVGNSFGQYLATLHLEPVRREHAEVSAELEALADGDAPVSEVELAAYEKLRGQLREARRLQMILKEQADREREQALESQLKFALVGSLVVVLDPLDRVAKTAVLVRKVPGPPLMLVCLTADNRWVVTGVGGVLDFQPHSGRFDEAEGLSIPTYLMLRPGGHIAGNPESLDLSCRLPALPVPEPPEAVTAQKNEVERLRLAQENHPAHRWSGRSAHQRVQHHREKLLKRHQRLAEQLSGESDRYWQEFLRLVRVLEKVEFLDNHKPNALGAVAAAIRGDNELWIALALLNPEVEKLNAVQMAGLAAALVSEPPRPNTWATVTPSAQVEEAIGALQQTRRNLVRLQRRQQVLIPVWLEERLVGLVELWAKGADWQTLCASTNLDEGDLVRLLRRTADLLRQVPHVPYLTDSVRQTCAESQRLLDRFPVSEAV; encoded by the coding sequence GTGGTCGCCTCCGCCCAACTCGATCTACTGCAATTATTTCCGTTCGACCTCGACGATTTCCAGCGCGAGGCGATTGCCGCTCTGGATGAAAACGCATCGGTGGTGGTCTGCGCCCCTACCGGTTCGGGCAAGACGGTGATCGCCGAATATATGGTCCACCGCGCCCTTGCGCGCAAAAAACGGGTCTTCTACACCACGCCCCTCAAGGCGCTGTCCAACCAGAAATTCCGCGATTTTTGCTCCCAGTTCGGACCGGAGCAAGTCGGCCTGCTCACCGGCGACATTTCGCTCAATCGCGACGCGCCGGTGGTGGTGATGACCACCGAGATCTTCCGCAACATGCTCTACGGCATGCCCCTGGGCGAGATGGGCACGACCCTGGCGCAGGTGGAGGCGGTGATCCTCGACGAGTGCCACTACATGAACGACTCCCAGCGCGGCACCGTCTGGGAGGAGTCGATTATCTATTGCCCCGCCAATATCCAGCTGGTGGCGCTCTCGGCGACGATCGCCAACGCCGGGCAGCTCACCGACTGGATCACCCGCGTGCACGGCCCGACGCGGCTTATCTACTCGGACTTTCGGCCGGTGCCGCTGGAAATTCACTTTTGCTCGCCCAAGGGGCTTTTCCCGCTGCTCGATCGGGGCAACCAGCGCATCAATCCCCATTTCAAGAACATCAAAAAGCACCTGCGCGGCGAGCGCAATCTGCAGGCCGATGCCCCCAGCCACAAGTACGTCATCGCTCAGCTGGCCCGCCGCGACATGCTGCCGGCGATCTATTTCATCTTCAGCCGCCGCGGCTGCGACCAAGCCCTCGAAGAACTGGGCGATCTGTGCCTGCTCGACGCACACGAGCAGGAGCAACTGGCCCGGCAGGTGGACGATTTTGTGCGCGAACACCCCGAGGCGGTGCGCACCCACCAGCTCTCTCAGATCTACAACGGTCTGGCGGTCCACCACGCCGGGGTACTGCCCGCCTGGAAAGCGCTCATCGAGGAGCTGTTTCAGCAGGGGCTCATCAAGGTCGTCTTTGCCACCGAGACGCTGGCTGCCGGCATCAACATGCCGGCGCGCACGACGGTCATCTCGATGCTCTCCAAGCGCACCGACCGCGGCCACCGGCCCCTCAACGCGTCGGAATTTTTGCAGATGGCCGGGCGGGCCGGGCGGCGCGGCATGGATGAGGTGGGCCACGTGGTGACTTTGCAAAGCCCCTTCGAATCGGCCCCGGAGGCCGCCGCCCTGGCGCTGTCGCAGGCGGATCCGCTGGTCAGCCAGTTCACCCCGAGTTACGGTATGGTGCTCAATTTGCTGGAGCGCCACTCGCTGGAGACGGCCCAGCGTCTGGTGGGCAACAGCTTCGGGCAGTATCTGGCGACGTTGCACCTGGAGCCGGTGCGCCGCGAGCATGCCGAGGTGAGCGCCGAACTGGAGGCGCTCGCGGATGGCGACGCCCCGGTGAGCGAGGTGGAGCTTGCCGCCTACGAAAAATTGCGCGGCCAACTGCGCGAGGCGCGGCGGCTGCAGATGATCCTCAAGGAGCAGGCCGACCGCGAGCGCGAACAGGCGCTGGAAAGCCAGCTCAAATTCGCCCTGGTCGGGTCGCTGGTGGTGGTGCTCGATCCGCTCGACCGGGTGGCCAAGACGGCTGTGCTGGTGCGCAAGGTGCCCGGCCCGCCGCTGATGCTCGTTTGCCTCACCGCCGACAACCGCTGGGTGGTGACCGGTGTCGGGGGGGTGCTCGATTTTCAACCCCACTCGGGGCGCTTCGACGAGGCCGAGGGCCTGTCCATTCCTACCTACCTGATGCTGCGCCCCGGAGGCCACATCGCGGGGAACCCCGAGAGTCTGGATCTAAGCTGCCGTTTGCCTGCGCTGCCGGTGCCCGAGCCGCCGGAGGCGGTGACGGCCCAGAAAAACGAGGTCGAGCGGTTGCGCCTGGCCCAGGAAAACCATCCCGCCCACCGCTGGTCCGGCCGCTCCGCCCACCAGCGCGTCCAGCACCACCGCGAAAAATTGCTCAAGCGCCACCAGCGCCTGGCCGAGCAGCTGAGCGGCGAATCCGACCGCTACTGGCAAGAATTTCTGCGCCTGGTGCGGGTCCTTGAGAAGGTCGAATTTCTCGACAACCATAAGCCCAACGCCCTCGGGGCGGTGGCCGCCGCCATCCGCGGCGACAACGAACTATGGATTGCCCTGGCCCTGCTCAATCCGGAAGTCGAAAAGCTGAATGCCGTGCAGATGGCGGGGCTGGCTGCCGCCCTGGTGAGCGAACCGCCGCGGCCCAATACCTGGGCGACGGTCACGCCTTCTGCGCAGGTAGAAGAAGCGATTGGCGCCCTGCAGCAGACCCGCCGCAACCTGGTGCGCCTGCAGCGCCGCCAGCAAGTGCTCATCCCGGTCTGGTTGGAGGAGCGGCTGGTGGGCCTGGTCGAACTGTGGGCCAAAGGCGCCGATTGGCAGACGCTCTGCGCAAGCACCAACCTCGATGAGGGCGACCTGGTGCGGCTATTGCGCCGCACGGCCGATCTGCTCCGGCAGGTGCCCCACGTTCCCTATTTGACCGACAGCGTGCGGCAAACCTGCGCCGAGTCCCAGCGGTTGCTCGATCGCTTCCCGGTCAGCGAAGCGGTCTAA